One Palaemon carinicauda isolate YSFRI2023 chromosome 5, ASM3689809v2, whole genome shotgun sequence DNA window includes the following coding sequences:
- the LOC137641124 gene encoding protein FAM200C-like, whose amino-acid sequence MDVNSRISKELCKEMGEEYQVLLDHTDVRWLSRGKVVHRVIELRKAIQEFLEQKGSPFATKFTDKEWLARLCYLADIFAELNSGNLQLQCRNTTVIDARHTVAAFLAKLRLWIRRLEKGVIAQFPTLDQFIEENSHDTGSLLQTINKEMSDHLKGLETSMHHYFPESDQETVSLQWIIHPFSVPDEAIHDDDFPAKEEWITMRANEALKIEFQNQNADSFWISRLADTPTLSKRALKLLVTFSTTYLCEKGFSTVLGMKTKKEDSLECCKRCQAGTFNHETKNSSTSFKYATPTISLMLLTSLVSH is encoded by the coding sequence ATGGATGTGAATTCGCGCATATCCAAGGAGCTGTGCAAGGAAATGGGAGAAGAGTATCAAGTTCTGCTTGACCACACCGATGTTCGCTGGTTGTCACGAGGCAAGGTTGTACATCGTGTCATTGAGCTCCGAAAGGCTATTCAGGAATTTCTGGAACAAAAAGGATCTCCTTTTGCTACCAAGTTCACTGATAAGGAGTGGCTTGCTCGACTTTGTTACTTGGCTGACATATTTGCGGAGCTGAACAGTGGTAATCTGCAACTCCAGTGCCGAAACACGACTGTCATTGATGCCCGTCACACTGTGGCTGCATTTCTGGCGAAACTGAGACTCTGGATTCGGCGCTTGGAGAAAGGAGTGATCGCCCAGTTCCCCACCCTAGACCAGTTTATTGAGGAGAATAGTCATGATACTGGATCTCTTCTACAGACCATCAACAAAGAGATGAGCGACCATTTGAAGGGGCTTGAAACAAGCATGCATCACTACTTTCCAGAGAGTGACCAAGAAACAGTCAGTCTTCAGTGGATCATTCATCCCTTTTCTGTACCTGATGAGGCCATTCATGATGATGATTTCCCTGCAAAGGAGGAGTGGATCACAATGCGAGCCAATGAagccttgaaaatcgaattccaaaACCAAAATGCAGATTCCTTTTGGATTTCACGACTAGCCGACACGCCAACTCTGTCCAAGAGAGCCTTGAAGTTGTTGGTAACATTCTCAACAACGTATCTGTGCGAGAAAGGGTTCTCAACTGTGCTGGGGATGAAAACAAAAAAAGAGGACTCGCTTGAATGTTGCAAACGATGCCAGGCTGGCACTTTCAACCACGAAACCAAGAATTCCTCAACTAGCTTCAAATATGCAACTCCAACCATCTCACTGATGCTCTTGACATCTTTGGTAAGTCATTAG